The segment CAAaaatttcattctaaaataccagatacaaacattttaatatattatattaataacatttgCCACTTATTTCGAAAACATTGGCACAATGGCTCACACTTCTTCCCAAACTACAATCGTATTCGTTATTGTTGCTTTGATTTGTGCGTTCGTTCCTGCATTCTCTGTTGAAGAAGCTGAAGCAAAATTACTATGGGATACATGTCTTCTTAAAATCAGTCCAAAATGTGCGTTGGATATAATTGGTGTTGTCTTTGAAAATTTAACCATCACTGATGCCTGTTGTCATGATCTTGTTCAAGAAGGAAAAATGTGTCACGATACTCTTATCAAATATATTGCTGAGAAGCCGCATTTAGTTGCCCACGAAACAGAGTATTTGAAGAAAAGTGATGATTTGTGGACTCATTGTGTCTCAATTTTGCAAACTGCTTAAAAATTTGTTATGCTTGTATTGATCTGattaacataatttttatttaactatcgttaaattttatttgatcaaaaattgTGGATCAAACAGTATGCAATATAAAGCGACCATCAAGTGAATCTCATTCTAAATGAAtcaatacaaatattaactcaATTGACAAACAATGCGCTAACCATACAAGATTGTTAAACTAATAACAAgacatatatgaataatttcaaacaatattgcttaattagtttgatttaacttatctttaattttaaaaatttattttcaacaaCGAtgtcaataattatttttacataaacTGAAAATTTTCTTGGACAATTTAAAACAAGAAGCTAAGAAAATATCTAATGTTTCACCTTTGAAACCTTTGAGTTTAGTAGTACATGCTAATATAATGGCTTGGAAAAATAAACTATTTCGAATACTCATGTTGTAGACGATTTTGTAAATACGATCAGTTATAAAGAAAACAATGAGACTGGATCTAATCACGCAAAAGAACAATATCCTATGACTAGTAAGTAGATAATAACTTATGCCAATGATATTAGGATGGAGCCTATGGATTTGAATTTTAGATCCATCACAAAAAATTGGAAACAAAGTTGTGcaaattttttgtttcatttattaCAATATGTAGATTTGGCTTCAAGTTTTTTAATAGATTACAACCCTTTAATTTTTGCCCATTAATTGTTTAACTCAATTAGTGTTTTTTCGGCAGTTCCAGTTTCATTTCTATGAAATTATATCTACGTAATGTGTATACTAGTTATGGTTTAGCTATATAATTTCTTCTAGTAGTAAattcttacaaaataaaaatacgcGATATATGACAATCCGTACTCGattaaattcacatttttaaacCCAAATTTCTGTAAAATGATGGAGCCTATTAGCATTTACAGAAAGTTGAGAATACGTATAAACAATGGTTAAATTCAATCGGCAGGTTATTTCATAACAACAACATAacttaaaacattaataatttagAATTATGCTATTTTGATAGTATTTAGTTTAAACaaataagtatattttttttttttaattttctaaatatgttagagaaaactcatattaacaatcacattttatttaacgttaaactgcattaattaatttcttatgTTCACTTGAAAATACGTTTAGTTTGGGTTTGAGTGTTTAATCTATTGTAAATAAGAGACAAaaatttcattctaaaataccagatacaaacattttaatatattatattaataacatttgCCACTTATTTCGAAAACATTGGCACAATGGCTCACACTTCTTCCCAAACTACTATCGTATTCGTTGTTGTTGCTTTGATTTGTGCGTTCGTTCCTGCATTCTCTtttgaagaagctgaagaaaaaTTACTATGGGATACATGTCTTCTTAAAATCAGTCCAAAATGTGCGTTGGATATAATTGGTGTTGTCTTTGAAAATTTAACCATCACTGATGCATGTTGTCATGATCTTGTTCAAGAAGGAAAAATGTGTCACGATACTCTTATCAAATATATTGCTGAGAAGCCGCATTTAGTTGCCCACGAAACAGAGTATTTGAAGAAAAGTGATGATTTGTGGACTCATTGTGTCTCAATTTCGCAAACTGCTTAAAAATTTGTTATGCTTGTATTGATCTGATTAacagaatttttatttaactatcgttaaattttatttgatcaaaaattgTGGATCAAACAGTATGCAATATAAAGCGACCATCAAGTGAATCTCATTCTAAAtgaatcaataaaaatattaactcaATTGACAAACAATGCGCTAACCATACAAGATTGTTAAACTAATAACAAgacatatatgaataatttcaaacaatattgcttaattagtttgatttaacttatctttaattttaaaaattaattttcaactACGAtgtcaataattatttttacataaacTGAAAATTATCTTGGATAATTTAAAACAAGAAGCTAAGAAAATATCTAATGTTTCACCTTTGAAACCTTTGAGTTTAGTAGTACATGCTAATATAATGGCTTGGAAAAATAAACTATTTCGAATACTCATGTTGTAGacgattttgtaaatatgatcagttataaataaaacaatgagATTGGATCTAATCACGCAAAAGAACAATATCCTATGACTAGTAAGTAGATAATAACTTATGCCAATGATATTAGGATGGAGCGTATGGATTTGAATTTTAGATCCATCACAAAAAAATTGGAAACAAAGTTGTGcaaattttttgtttcatttattaCAATTTGTAGATTTGGCTTCAAGTTTTTTAATAGATTACAACCCTTTAAATTTTGCCCATTAATTGTTTAACTCAATTAGTGTTTTTTCGCCAGTTCTAGTTTCATTTCTATGAAATTATATCTACGTAATGTGTATACTAGTTATGGTTTAGCTATATAATTTCTTCTAGTAGTAAATTCTTACAAAATAAAGATACGCGATATATGACAATCCGTACTCGAttaaaatcacatttttaaaCCCAAATTTCTGTAAAATGATGGAGCCTATTAGCATTTACAGAAAGTTGAGAATACGTATAAACAATGGTTAAATTCGATTGGCAGGTTATTTCATAACAACAACATAacttaaaacattaataatttagAATTATGCTATTTTGATAGTATTTAGTTTAAACaaataagtatatttttttttaattttctaaatatgtTAGAGAAAACTCATATTAACAATCACATTTTATTTAACGTTAAACTGCATTAATTAGTTTCTTATGTTCACTTGAAAATACGTTTAGTTTGGGTTTGAGTGTTTAATCTATTATAAATATGAGACAAaaatttcattctaaaataccagatacaaacattttaatatattctattaataaCATTTGCCACTTATTTCGAAAACATTGGCACAATGGCTCACACTTCTTCCCAAACTACTATCGTATTCGTTGTTGTTGCTTTGATTTGTGCGTTCGTTCCTGCATTCTCTGTTGAAGAAGCTGAAGCAAAATTACTATGGGATACATGTCTTCTTAAAATCAGTCCAAAATGTGCGTTGGATATAATTGGTGTTGTCTTTGAAAATTTAACCATCACTGATGCATGTTGTCATGATCTTGTTCGAGAAGGAAAAATGTGTCACGATACTCTTATCAAATATATTGCTGAGAAGCCGCATTTAGTTGCCCACGAAACAGAGTATTTGAAGAAAAGTGATGATTTGTGGACTCATTGTGTCTCAATTTCGCAAACTGCTTAAAAATTTGTTATGCTTGTATTGATCTGattaacataatttttatttaactatcgttaaattttatttgatcaaaaattgTGGATCAAACAGTATGCAATATAAAGCGACCATCAAGTGAATCTCATTCTAAATGAAtcaatacaaatattaactcaATTGACAAACAATGCGCTAACCATACAAGATTGTTAACCTAATAACAAgacatatatgaataatttcaaacaatattgcttaattagtttgatttaacttatctttaattttaaaaattaattttcaactACGAtgtcaataattatttttacataaacTGAAAATTATCTtggataatttaaaacaaaaagctAAGAAAATATCTAATGTTTCACCTTTGAAACCTTTGAGTTTAGTAGTACATGCTAATATAATGGCTTGGAAAAATAAACTATTTCGAATACTCATGTTGTAGACGATTTTGTAAATACGATCAGTTATAAAGAAAACAATGAGACTGGATCTAATCACGCAAAAGAACAATATCCTATGACTAGTAAGTAGATAATAACTTATGCCAATGATATTAGGATGGAGCGTATGGATTTGAATTTTAGATCCATCACAAAAAATTGGAAACAAAGTTGTGcacattttttgtttcatttattaCAATTTGTAGATTTGGCTTCAAGTTTTTTAATAGATTACAACCCTTTAATTTTTGCCAATTAATTGTTTAACTCAATTAGTGTTTTTTCGCCAGTTCCAGTTTCATTTTTATGAAATTATATCTACGTAATGTGTATACTAGTTATGGTTTAGCTATATAATTTTTCTAGTAGTAAATTCTTACAACATAAAGATACGCGATATATGACAATCCGTACTCGattaaattcacatttttaaacCCAAATTTCTGTAAAATGGTGGAGCCTATTAGCATTTACAGAAAGTTGAGAATACGTATAAACAATGGTTAAATTCGATTGGCATgttattttataacaacaaCATAACTTAATACATTAATAATTTAGAATTATGCTATTTTGATAGTATTTAGTTTAAAACAAATAAgtacatttattttttctaaattttctaaatatgttAGAGAAACCTCATATTAACAGtcacattttatttaatgttaaactgcattaattaatttcttatgTTCACTTGAAAATACGTTTAGTTTGGGTTTGAGTGTTTAATCTATTATAAATAGGAGACAAaaatttcattctaaaataccagatacaaacattttaatatattatattaatattatttgccACTTATTTCGAAAACATTGGCACAATGGCTTCACTTCTTCCCGAACTACTATCATATTCATTGTTGTTGCTTTGATTTGTGCGTTTGTTCCTGCATTCTCTGTTGAAAAAGCTGAAGCAAAATCACTATGGGATACATGTCTTCTTAAAATAAGTCCAAAATGTGCGTTGGATATAATTGGTGTTGTCTTTGAAAATTTAACCATCACTGATGCATGCTGTCATGATCTTGTTCAAGAAGGAAAAATGTGTCACGATACTGTTATCGAATATATTGCTGAGAAGCCGCATTTAGTTGCCCACGAAACAGAGTATTTGAAGAAAAGTGATGATTTGTGGACTCATTGTGTCTCAATTTCGCAAATtgcttaaaaatatgttttgtatTGATCTGATTAacagaatttttatttaactat is part of the Brassica rapa cultivar Chiifu-401-42 chromosome A09, CAAS_Brap_v3.01, whole genome shotgun sequence genome and harbors:
- the LOC117127741 gene encoding uncharacterized protein LOC117127741, whose amino-acid sequence is NRRQKFHSKIPDTNILIYYINIICHLFRKHWHNGFTSSRTTIIFIVVALICAFVPAFSVEKAEAKSLWDTCLLKISPKCALDIIGVVFENLTITDACCHDLVQEGKMCHDTVIEYIAEKPHLVAHETEYLKKSDDLWTHCVSISQIA
- the LOC108870334 gene encoding protein DOWN-REGULATED IN DIF1 11-like, producing the protein MAHTSSQTTIVFVVVALICAFVPAFSFEEAEEKLLWDTCLLKISPKCALDIIGVVFENLTITDACCHDLVQEGKMCHDTLIKYIAEKPHLVAHETEYLKKSDDLWTHCVSISQTA
- the LOC117128114 gene encoding uncharacterized protein LOC117128114, encoding MAHTSSQTTIVFVIVALICAFVPAFSVEEAEAKLLWDTCLLKISPKCALDIIGVVFENLTITDACCHDLVQEGKMCHDTLIKYIAEKPHLVAHETEYLKKSDDLWTHCVSILQTA
- the LOC117128116 gene encoding uncharacterized protein LOC117128116; translated protein: MAHTSSQTTIVFVVVALICAFVPAFSVEEAEAKLLWDTCLLKISPKCALDIIGVVFENLTITDACCHDLVREGKMCHDTLIKYIAEKPHLVAHETEYLKKSDDLWTHCVSISQTA